gctaggccccttagttccattgaaggaaAATctcaacgctacagcatacaatgacattctagatgattctgtgcttccaactttgtggcaacagtttgaggaaggcccttccctgtttcaggataacaatgcccccatgcacaaagtgaggcccatacataaatggtttgttgagatcgatgtggaagaacttgactgacctccacagagtcctgacctcaaccccatcgaacacctttgggatgaattggaatgccgagcCAGGCCAACATCAGTAcctgacttcactaatgctcttgtagctgaatgaaagcaagtccccgcagcaatgttccaacatctagtggaaagccttcccagaagagtggagtacTTGATGTAACTGCATCacaggggaccaactccatattaatgcccatgattttgaacgAGATGTTCATGTAGTCTAGGTGTTTCTTTTATccgggtgggaaagggcagtgtggagtataATAGAGATTACACAATCTGCAGATCTGTTGGGGCGAATTGAAGTGGGTCCAAGGTTTCTgggaggatggtgttgatgtgagccatgaccaggctttcaaagcatttcaaatAGAAGTTTGGTAATAGTTAGGTTGTTAAgaatgcactgatataagtggatGCACATAGTATTTCGGCAactttggaagaaaaaaaaaagactattggagttgtgcctgttgACATAGGTGACTCATGgctataacctgttttagcatggacattgccattgaagGCTTCCGACATTTTTAAgatagtcaactgggtggggattgctcccaactcataggaatcagccaatgaagaagaagaaagcACGGGCTGTCACAGACGCTATGATGGCACAGACATAAAGATGAGTGCTCTATCTCTGTGGCCTGTTTACACGCGTATCTGCCCTCGCATTGAGTAGAATGGTCCAACCTAATATCACTTTCTCCCACCAGCCTTCTctctttgaggacatgtatttccattgttggAGCGGTCACTCAACTATCTTGTCAATACAAAAGACAGTCTTTGGTGTCAATTCATTAGTAGGAAAACGGAagactgtcctcccctcctcgatATCCTCCTTTAGTCGAGGAAGCAGAAGTGTATCCTCCTTGAGTTCTTCGCAGAAGAGTTTTGCTATCTGCAACACACCCCTTGAATTAGCTATTGTTTTCTCAAAGGAGAAAAgcatgcaaacatttaaaaacaacGTATGCTTTTATCTGCTAAATGTCTTGCACAACGAGCTACATTTTGTTTTCATCActtcatacattttattttggaCATCTATCCTGTGACCATCTATgctgtggcggcagggtagcctggttagagtgttgggctagtaaccggaaggttgcaagttcaaatccccaagctgacaaggtacaaatctgttgttctgcccctgaacaggcagttaacccactgttcctaggccgtcattgaaaataagaatttgttcataactaacttgccaagttaaaataaaataaagatcaTTTGCCCGAGGACGCGCAATTGGAGAAGGAGATTCATACAAGTGTATTTTTGTCCACTTTCCCTCTCCTTGCTTCTTCTCCTTGATTACCTTTttgacctttctctctctcaaaaggAGGCTAGAGAGAATGGAGGAGCGAGGACCCAAATCTAATTGAGAAAGTTCCCTGTCTTTACAGGGTGTGAGCTTGTGCACTTCTTTGCAGGAGCTGGTGGGAGGGGGGTGCTACGCCAATATAAGCTATCAGTGTTAGTTGATGTACATGGCACACACATCTAATTGTATTATCTTTAGTACAGTCTAGTGCTGTGTTTCTAGAATAAATATTATGCCTGATGATTGTTGAACGTTTGCCTTCTTTCCCTGACAGCTGACTGACAAAGTCATCAATCGAATGAGAGAGGAGTGCCAGGCCCAGAAGGTTGTCCAACCTCGCTCACAGCAGAATGGAGCTGCTTCCACGCTCTCAACAGAACCTCTGGTCCCTGTGTCCACACCGGCCCCCACAGTCCATCATTTGGTCTCCCCTTCCCTGTTTATCCCCACAGCCCCTCCACCTGCGGTCCTACCCACACCTCCGTCTCCCCCTGTTCAGCCAGTAAAGCTTACTCCACCACCTCCTGTCACATTTGTCTCTGCTCCCTGTCCACCTGCGGCCCTACCCACACCTCCCTGTCCACCTGCGGCCCTACCCACACCTCCCTGTCCACCTGCGGCCCTACCCACACCTCCCTGTCCACCTAAGGAATCGATAGTCCGAGCTCCAGCTGTTGAACCTATTGTTCCACCTCTAGATACCAAAGTGCTTCCTCAAGGGGCAGAACCCATACTTCCTCTGGTGCCTTTAGAACCTATAGCGCCATCTTTGGCCCCATCTCCACCAATAGAAGAACCAGTACCCGTACTCCTATGTACCCCTACTACTGAGGAACCTGTAGTTCTGCCGACACTGGCTGAACCTATTGTCCAACTTGTCCCTATAGAACCCGTATTACCACCTAAGCCTGTGAAACATGTTCTAGCTTCTCCAGCTGTGGAACCAATTGTGCTGCCTCCAGTGGTTGAATCTGTTGTCCTACATCACCCTGTAGAACAGGTAGACCCACTTACCCCTGACCCTTCACCTGTTGAAGCTATTGTCCTGCCACCTGTTGTGGTTGAGGAAGTAGCAACACCTACCCTCGTACAACCGGTAGTCCCCCCTGTTGCAGAACCTCCCCCAGTCCTAGCACCTATCCCAGAGCCTATTATGGAGGAACTTCCTCCAGCACCATGTCCCTCCATGGAGCTGGCCACCCTGCCTACTGCATCGGCTGCTAGCAAACCAACTGATCTCCCTCCCCCTGTAGAAGAGCCCAtagctccccctcctcctctctctgccccagtAGAACCCATGGTCAGCATTCCACTACTCCCTCTCATTGAAAACGTGGCTGTTCCAGTCGTGGCTCCTGTTGTGACCCCCCCTGTGATCCCACTGCAACCTCCATTAGGTGAGTCTGCTTTCTCTCATTCAAGTTGTATTGGTTTGTAATCATGTAGTCATGATGTATTCCTTATTGGCTGCAATAA
This DNA window, taken from Oncorhynchus kisutch isolate 150728-3 linkage group LG22, Okis_V2, whole genome shotgun sequence, encodes the following:
- the LOC109866914 gene encoding calphotin isoform X2 codes for the protein MGGNSSSHVSYEDDHVTFVKGIRLTDKVINRMREECQAQKVVQPRSQQNGAASTLSTEPLVPVSTPAPTVHHLVSPSLFIPTAPPPAVLPTPPSPPVQPVKLTPPPPVTFVSAPCPPAALPTPPCPPAALPTPPCPPAALPTPPCPPKESIVRAPAVEPIVPPLDTKVLPQGAEPILPLVPLEPIAPSLAPSPPIEEPVPVLLCTPTTEEPVVLPTLAEPIVQLVPIEPVLPPKPVKHVLASPAVEPIVLPPVVESVVLHHPVEQVDPLTPDPSPVEAIVLPPVVVEEVATPTLVQPVVPPVAEPPPVLAPIPEPIMEELPPAPCPSMELATLPTASAASKPTDLPPPVEEPIAPPPPLSAPVEPMVSIPLLPLIENVAVPVVAPVVTPPVIPLQPPLVVDEEVLRRQIQAELTKGLEQEMKVKRQEFEKQLYEVKVQARAQAQAVAQAQIQEEVKKILAVEKAAQGENLMAAIEKERMTTEDERLMAQLYAHKLEEKENQVKKQDALFREQVAKLEEKSAQFFKVTTENFKKGREDAHNTFKRVDIKPVCGDLQSQILKCYRENTGQTLTCSGIANLYMKCVDNHKTKSIGG
- the LOC109866914 gene encoding calphotin isoform X1, whose amino-acid sequence is MGGNSSSHVSYEDDHVTFVKGIRLTDKVINRMREECQAQKVVQPRSQQNGAASTLSTEPLVPVSTPAPTVHHLVSPSLFIPTAPPPAVLPTPPSPPVQPVKLTPPPPVTFVSAPCPPAALPTPPCPPAALPTPPCPPAALPTPPCPPKESIVRAPAVEPIVPPLDTKVLPQGAEPILPLVPLEPIAPSLAPSPPIEEPVPVLLCTPTTEEPVVLPTLAEPIVQLVPIEPVLPPKPVKHVLASPAVEPIVLPPVVESVVLHHPVEQVDPLTPDPSPVEAIVLPPVVVEEVATPTLVQPVVPPVAEPPPVLAPIPEPIMEELPPAPCPSMELATLPTASAASKPTDLPPPVEEPIAPPPPLSAPVEPMVSIPLLPLIENVAVPVVAPVVTPPVIPLQPPLVVDEEVLRRQIQAELTKGLEQEMKVKRQEFEKQLYEVKVQARAQAQAVAQAQIQEEVKKILAVEKAAQGENLMAAIEKERMTTEDERLMAQLYWIELKAHKLEEKENQVKKQDALFREQVAKLEEKSAQFFKVTTENFKKGREDAHNTFKRVDIKPVCGDLQSQILKCYRENTGQTLTCSGIANLYMKCVDNHKTKSIGG
- the LOC109866914 gene encoding vegetative cell wall protein gp1 isoform X3, translating into MGGNSSSHVSYEDDHVTFVKGIRLTDKVINRMREECQAQKVVQPRSQQNGAASTLSTEPLVPVSTPAPTVHHLVSPSLFIPTAPPPAVLPTPPSPPVQPVKLTPPPPVTFVSAPCPPAALPTPPCPPAALPTPPCPPKESIVRAPAVEPIVPPLDTKVLPQGAEPILPLVPLEPIAPSLAPSPPIEEPVPVLLCTPTTEEPVVLPTLAEPIVQLVPIEPVLPPKPVKHVLASPAVEPIVLPPVVESVVLHHPVEQVDPLTPDPSPVEAIVLPPVVVEEVATPTLVQPVVPPVAEPPPVLAPIPEPIMEELPPAPCPSMELATLPTASAASKPTDLPPPVEEPIAPPPPLSAPVEPMVSIPLLPLIENVAVPVVAPVVTPPVIPLQPPLVVDEEVLRRQIQAELTKGLEQEMKVKRQEFEKQLYEVKVQARAQAQAVAQAQIQEEVKKILAVEKAAQGENLMAAIEKERMTTEDERLMAQLYWIELKAHKLEEKENQVKKQDALFREQVAKLEEKSAQFFKVTTENFKKGREDAHNTFKRVDIKPVCGDLQSQILKCYRENTGQTLTCSGIANLYMKCVDNHKTKSIGG